Below is a genomic region from Delftia tsuruhatensis.
CGCGCATCAGCGCCTCGATCTGGCTTTGCACCATCATGATCTGGGACTGCAGCAGCTTGGCCTTCTGCTGCTTGGCCTTGGCGTCGATATCCTCGGAGGGCACCTGCTTGAGCGCCTGCTGCAGCTCCTGGAGCTTTCGCAGCAGGGCCGCAATGTCGTTGCCGCCCCCGCCAGACTGGGTCGCTGCACCGGAAGATGGAGTCGATGTGGGGGAAGACACTTGCATGCCTTCTACATCGGCCTCTTCCTGGCGAACTGAAGACTCACCCCAGCAACTGCCTCAGCACCCCGGCCGAAGCGATGCCGATCAGCACCGTGGGCAGAATCGGCAGCCGGCTCGCGGCCATCAGCGTCACCACCAGGGCCAGCAGATCCGCAGGTCGCTCGGCGACAAAGGCCGGCGCGATCACCGAGATCAGCACACAGCCCGGCAGGCACTCCATCACGTATTGCATGCGAGGGTTCAGCGTGCGCCCGCGCAACAGCAGATAGCCGATCACCCGCGTGAAATACGTGCTCGCCGCCATGAGCACCAGCGTCAACAGG
It encodes:
- a CDS encoding FlxA-like family protein is translated as MQVSSPTSTPSSGAATQSGGGGNDIAALLRKLQELQQALKQVPSEDIDAKAKQQKAKLLQSQIMMVQSQIEALMRAQQQARLDRQREEQQAAELRSQRQGAEQGGKDPGVGMVVDVYI
- a CDS encoding AzlD family protein, with product MEASTLLTLVLMAASTYFTRVIGYLLLRGRTLNPRMQYVMECLPGCVLISVIAPAFVAERPADLLALVVTLMAASRLPILPTVLIGIASAGVLRQLLG